The genomic window ttggtgttttattctgggtttctgtacagcactttgagatatcagctgatgtacgaagggctatataaataaatttgatttggtttgatttgatttgagatacaCTGGAGGAGCCCAACACTGGagtagaccaaccatagatataacactggaggagaccaaccatagatataacactggaggagaccaacactggaggaaaCCAACCATAGacataacactggaggagaccaaccattgatataacactggaggagaccaacactggaggagaccaacactggaggagaccaacactggaggatcctaccatagatataacacaggaggagaccaaccattgatataacactggaggagaccaaccatagatataatactggaggagaccaaccatagatataacactggaggagaccaaccatagatataacactggaggagaccaaccatagatataacactggaggagaccaaccatagatataacactggaggagaccaacactggaggagaccaaccatagatataacactggaggagaccaacactggaggagaccaaccatagatataacactggaggagaccaaccatagatataacactggaggagaccaaccatagatataacactggaggagaccaacactgttGAGGTtagtacacacaaaacacaggtttgtgtgtgtgtatgtgtatgtgtatgtgtatgtgtgtgtgtgtgtgtgtgtgtgcgtgcgtgcgtgtgcgtgtgtatactAACCTGAGGTAACGGGCTGGCAGGTTTGGTCAGTATCCCCCCTACATAGACAACATGTGGTAGAGTGGGCCTCGGGAACTCCAGGGCCAGATCAGTGGACAACATCCACAGCCTGCTCCCCTGAACCAGATCCTGCATGGCCACCCGCGGCTCCACGCCGTGCCTCCTCATGATGCGCTCGTACTTCGGTAACACCAGGTACTGAACCCCGAACCGGGACACCAGGTACACCGCAGTGTTGGTAATCCTCTGGACTGGACGAGAGACATCTGATCGGTGAGGAGAGAGTTGAACTCTGGGACGTACGAGAGAGGGGCAGGAGCCCCGACCTCCGCTGGGTACCATAGGCCCGTGGAAAAGACAGCGTAGGGAACCCCGAGGATGTGAGCAATCACGAACCCACACATCTCGTTGGGGTCGACCAATAAAAGGTCAAATTTGGCATCCTTGAGTTGGCTCATGACCTCTTTGTTTCCCACAACGGCGTCGCAGTTCTGGGCGTAGTGGTCGAGGATGTCGAAGAGTTCCAACGCCGTGAGACGACCAGAGAAGATGTTGCTGACCTTTGACTGGAGGAAACTGTCGGCTGTGGAGGAGTTGAAGATGCCTGGGTAACGCTGGAAGGTgtagtggggggaggggggcacctagaggagaggagaggcgaggagaggagagtctttattatcccaagGGGCAATATAGTAACATGTacacagctaacagtactagactactacagctaacagtactaaGCTACTAGGTTACTACAGCAAACAGTACTAGACTACTACAGCTAAGAGTACTAGGTTATTtcagctaacagtactaggttactacagcaAACAGTACTAGACTACTACAGCTAAGAGTACTAGGTTATTtcagctaacagtactaggttactacagcaAACAATACTAGACTGCTACAGCTAAGAGTACAaggttactacagctaacagtactagactactacagctaacagtactaggttactacagctaacagtactaggttactacagctatcagtactaggttactacagctaacagCCCCTCAGAATGGATTTAAACACGGTGAGTCTCTATAAGGGCTGCTGGGAGCCCCTCAGCATACACAGCTAACGGGTTCTAGAGGTAGCTCCCCTGATCAACAGCTAACAGGTTCTAGAGGTAGCTCCCCTGATCAACAGCTAACAGGTTCTAGAAGTAGCTCCACTGATCAACAGCTAACAGGTTCTAGAGGTAGCTCCCCTGATCATCAGCTAACAGGTTCTAGAggtagctctcctgatcaacagCTAACCAGTTCTAGAGGTAGCTCCCCTGATCAACAGCTAACGGGTTCTAGAGGTAGCTCCCCTGATCAACAGCTAACAGGTTCTAGAggtagctctcctgatcaacagCTAACCGGTTCTAGAGGTAGCTCCCCTGATCAACAGCTAACAGCTTCTAGAGGTAGCTCCCCTGATCAACAGCTAACAGCTTCTAGAGGTAGCTCCCCTGATCAACAGCTAACAGGTTCTAGAggtagctctcctgatcaacaactaacaggttctagaggtagctctcctgatcaacagCTAACAGGTTCTAGAGGTAGCTCCCCTGATCAACAGCTAACAGGTTCTAGAggtagctctcctgatcaacaaCTAACAGCTTCTAGAGGTAGCTCCCCTGATCAACAGCTAACCGGTTCTAGAGGTAGCTCCCTGATCAACAGCTAACAGGTTCTAGAggtagctctcctgatcaacaaCTAACAGGTTCTAGAGGTAGCTCCCCTGATCAAAAGCTAACAGGTTCTAGAggtagctctcctgatcaacaaCTAACAGCTTCTAGAGGTAGCTCCCCTGATCAACAACTAACAGGTTCTAGAggtagctctcctgatcaacaaCTAACAGGTTCTAGAGGCAGCTCCCCTGATCAACAGCTAACAAGTTCTAGAGGTAGCTCCCCTGATCAACAACTAACAGGTTCTAGAGGCAGCACCCCTGATCAACAACTAACAGCTTCTAGAGGTAGCTCCCCTGATCAACAGCTAACCGGTTCTAGAGGTAGCTCCCTGATCAACAGCTAACAGGTTCTAGAggtagctctcctgatcaacaaCTAACAGGTTCTAGAGGTAGCTCCCCTGATCAAAAGCTAACAGGTTCTAGAggtagctctcctgatcaacagATAACCGGTTCTAGAGGTAGCTCCCTGATCAACAGCTAACAGGTTCTAGAggtagctctcctgatcaacagCTAACAGGTTCTAGAGGCAGCACCCCTGATCAACAACTAACAGCTTCTAGAGGTAGCTCCCCTGATCAACAGCTAACCGGTTCTAGAGGTAGCTCCCTGATCAACAGCTAACAGGTTCTAGAggtagctctcctgatcaacaaCTAACAGGTTCTAGAGGTAGCTCCCCTGATCAAAAGCTAACAGGTTCTAGAggtagctctcctgatcaacagATAACCGGTTCTAGAGGTAGCTCCCTGATCAACAGCTAACAGGTTCTAGAggtagctctcctgatcaacagCTAACAGGTTCTAGAGGCAGCACCCCTGATCAACAACTAACAGGTTCTAGAGGCAGCACCCCTGATCAACAGCTAACAGGTTCTGTAAAGGCGTTCCAGTCAGCCATAATGGAGCTGCTTGTTAGTTTAATTTACAGGGCCTAAGTAACCCACAGAGATGGTAAACAGTGTTTTATGACTGTGTACGTTAGAACCCACAGTGAGAAAGGAAACATAGGCGAAATGTAAGGTTTGTCTGTCTCACCCTCAACACTAACATCTTGTGGGGAATTAACCCTGGGAGAATATATTTAAGAGTTTTTTTTTAGAAAATGTGGCCAGAAgaaaactgagggagattttaaGGACATGTGTTTAAGGACATGTAAAATGTTCAGtttaaattgttaaaagtagtcattgtgcatagagtcatttggtttgttaaactttgaaatcagtgGTTTTTCTTAGGCAGACATTTTAAGTTAAAAAAATAGCAATTCTGTTACCGTGGAAATGACCTTACGTTCATTACATTGACCCTGCTACTTAGTATCACAATGATACCTGGCCCACCTCTGACACTAATGACCCTGCTACTTAGTATCACAATGATACCTGGCCCACCTCTGACACCAATGACCCTGCTACTTAGTATCACAATGATACCTGGCCCACCTCTGACACTAATGACCCTGCTACTTAGTAACACAATGATACCTGGCCCACCTCTGACACCAATGACCCTGCTACTTAGTATCACAATGATACCTGGCCCACCTCTGACACCAATGACCCTGCTACTTAGTATCACAATGATACCTGGCCCACCTCTGACACTAATGACCCTGCTACTTAGTAACACAATGTTACCTGGCCCACCTCTGACACCAATGACCCTGCTACTTAGTATCACAATGTTACCTGGCCCACCTCTGACACCAATGACCCTGCTACTTAGTATCACAATGTTACCTGGCCCACCTCTGACACCAATGACCCTGCTACTTAGTATCACAATGTTACCTGGCCCACCTCTGACACCAATGACCCTGCTACTTAGTATCACAATGTTACCTGGCCCACCTCTGACACCAATGACCCTGCTACTTAGTAAAACAATGTTACCTGGCCCATCTCTGACACCAATGACCCTGCTACTTAGTATCACAATGATACCTGGCCCATCTCTGACACCAATGACCCTGCTACTTAGTATCACAATGATACCTGGCCCATCTCTGACACCAATGACCCTGCTACTTAGTATCACAATGATACCTGGCCCATCTCTGACACCAATGACCCTGCTACTTAGTATCACAATGATACCTGGCCCACCTCTGACACCAATGACCCTGCTACTTAGTATCACAATGATACCTGGCCCACCTCTGACACCAATGACCCTGCTACTTAGTAAAACAATGTTACCTGGCCCACCTCTGACACCAATGACCCTGCTACTTAGTAAAACAATGTTACCTGGCCCACCTCTGACACCAATGACCCTGCTACTTAGTAAAACAATGTTACCTGGCGCCCCTCTGACACTAATGACCCTGCTACTTAGTAAAACAATGTTACCTGGCCCACCTCTGACACCAATGACCCTGCTACTTAGTAAAACAATGTTACCTGGCGCCCCTCTGACAGCAGGAAGGAAGTATCATGTCCCTGGAGGTGGAGTTCTGTGGCCAGGGTCTTGAAGATGTAGAGATGGGACTCAAACATGATGGGAGGGACTACGATGATCCTGGAGGACCAGCATGCACTGGGGtacagggagaggtggaggaggagggagaggagcgaCGGGGGAGGGTGCATGGCTGGGAGGAACAGcggggaaggggggagaggaagagacaaagAGTTAGTTGTCataacaacaagaggaggacagaacacgtatttatcaggatcaataacatcagCAGAGAACAcgtatttatcaggatcaataacaacaagaggaggacagaacacatatttatcaggatcaataacaacaagaggaggacagaacacatatttatcaggatcaataacatcaggacagaacacatgttcatcaggatcaataacaacaagaggaggacagaacacatatttatcaggatcaataacaacaggacagaacacatatttatcaggatcaataacaacaggacagaacacatatttatcaggatcaataacaacaggacagaacacatattcatcaggatcaataacatcaggacagaacacatatttatcaggatcaataacaacaggacagaacacatatttatcaggatcaataacaacaggacagaacacatatttatcagga from Oncorhynchus masou masou isolate Uvic2021 chromosome 20, UVic_Omas_1.1, whole genome shotgun sequence includes these protein-coding regions:
- the LOC135507266 gene encoding LOW QUALITY PROTEIN: 2-hydroxyacylsphingosine 1-beta-galactosyltransferase-like (The sequence of the model RefSeq protein was modified relative to this genomic sequence to represent the inferred CDS: deleted 2 bases in 1 codon); translation: MHPPPSLLSLLLHLSLYPSACWSSRIIVVPPIMFESHLYIFKTLATELHLQGHDTSFLLSEGRQVPPSPHYTFQRYPGIFNSSTADSFLQSKVSNIFSGRLTALELFDILDHYAQNCDAVVGNKEVMSQLKDAKFDLLLVDPNEMCGFVIAHILGVPYAVFSTGLWYPAEVGAPAPLSYVPEFNSLLTDQMSLVVQRITNTAVYLVSRFGVQYLVLPKYERIMRRHGVEPRVAMQDLVQGSRLWMLSTDLALEFPRPTLPHVVYVGGILTKPASPLPQDFESWVNDTAEHGFVVVSFGAGVKYLSEDITHKLAGALGRLPQRVVWRFSGVPPSNLGNNTKLVDWMPQNDLLGHARTVAFLSHGGLNSIYEAMYHGVPVVGLPLFGDHYDTMTRVEAKGMGIMVHWKSMTEEELYQALATVINNNKYRQRAQVLSSIHKDQPGHPVTRAVYWINYILRHHGANHLRSSVYTVPTYQYFLLDVVLVVGAGLALIGYLFYRIAALLRSKVKVQERGGEVTHGDGNDKANGHCHSNGAVANGKHKRNGAPVKNDKKQK